In one window of Nocardiopsis aegyptia DNA:
- a CDS encoding YifB family Mg chelatase-like AAA ATPase, which yields MTLARTHCVTLLGVRGHVVEVEVHLGGGDPGVTMVGLPDTALREARDRVRAALVNSGESWPSGQITVSLSPASLPKAGSLFDLAIAGAVLAAAGEVPPDRLEGSVLIAELGLDGRARPVPGVLPAVVSATGQGFGRFVVAHGNADEARLVPDADVVPVGNLMELCDWLRGGEPPPDPPRAEVPRPREAADGGPDLADVLGQPVARRAVEIAAAGGHNLMMLGSPGTGKSLLAERLPTVLPGLGPAEALEATAIHSVAGMLPAGSPLVTRPPFAAPHHTSSRAAIIGGGSGYPSPGWVSKAHRGVLFVDEAPQFGRGVLDSLREPLERGEVVLARAASTVSFPARFQLVMAANPCPCAKPGALCTCPAGERRRYFSRLSGPLLDRVDLKVELQPVTRAELLADRAFAESSAVVAARVEKARDRAAARLAHTPWATNAEIPGSRLRREFPVEPVALRVLGRAMDQGLISARGVDRALRVAWTLADLAERDRPGEEEVAYAFALWSGRAW from the coding sequence ATGACGCTCGCCCGAACGCACTGCGTCACCCTGCTGGGCGTACGCGGCCACGTCGTCGAGGTGGAGGTCCACCTGGGTGGCGGCGATCCCGGGGTGACCATGGTGGGCCTGCCGGACACGGCCCTGCGGGAGGCGCGCGACCGCGTCCGCGCCGCCCTGGTCAACAGCGGCGAGTCCTGGCCCAGCGGCCAGATCACCGTCAGCCTGTCCCCGGCCAGCCTGCCCAAGGCCGGCAGCCTCTTCGACCTCGCCATCGCGGGCGCGGTGCTGGCCGCCGCCGGAGAGGTGCCCCCGGACCGCCTGGAGGGCAGCGTCCTCATCGCCGAACTCGGCCTGGACGGCCGCGCCAGGCCGGTGCCGGGCGTGCTGCCGGCGGTGGTGTCGGCCACCGGACAGGGCTTCGGCCGCTTCGTCGTCGCGCACGGCAACGCGGACGAGGCCCGGCTGGTGCCGGACGCCGACGTGGTGCCGGTGGGCAACCTGATGGAACTGTGCGACTGGTTGCGCGGCGGCGAACCGCCGCCGGACCCGCCACGGGCCGAGGTGCCCCGTCCGCGCGAGGCCGCCGACGGCGGACCGGACCTGGCCGACGTCCTCGGGCAGCCGGTGGCCCGGCGCGCCGTGGAGATCGCCGCGGCGGGCGGGCACAACCTGATGATGCTCGGGTCGCCGGGGACCGGGAAGTCCCTGCTCGCCGAGCGGCTGCCCACGGTCCTGCCGGGTCTGGGCCCCGCGGAGGCGCTGGAGGCGACGGCGATCCACTCGGTGGCGGGGATGCTCCCCGCGGGCTCGCCCCTGGTCACCAGGCCGCCCTTCGCGGCGCCGCACCACACCTCCAGCCGCGCGGCGATCATCGGCGGGGGCAGCGGTTATCCGAGCCCGGGATGGGTGTCCAAGGCCCATCGGGGCGTGCTGTTCGTCGACGAGGCCCCGCAGTTCGGCCGCGGCGTGCTGGACTCCCTGCGGGAACCGCTCGAACGCGGTGAGGTCGTGCTGGCCAGGGCCGCGTCCACGGTGTCGTTCCCGGCCCGCTTCCAGTTGGTGATGGCGGCCAATCCCTGCCCCTGCGCCAAACCGGGCGCCCTGTGCACGTGCCCGGCGGGGGAGCGCCGCCGGTACTTCTCCCGCCTGTCCGGTCCCCTGTTGGACCGGGTCGACCTCAAGGTGGAGCTGCAACCGGTGACCCGGGCCGAGCTGCTCGCGGACCGCGCGTTCGCGGAGTCCTCCGCGGTGGTCGCGGCCCGAGTGGAGAAGGCGCGGGACAGAGCCGCCGCACGCCTGGCGCACACCCCGTGGGCCACCAACGCGGAGATCCCCGGCTCCCGGCTGCGCCGCGAGTTCCCGGTGGAGCCGGTCGCCCTGCGGGTGCTCGGCCGGGCGATGGACCAGGGGCTGATCAGCGCGCGGGGCGTCGACCGGGCTCTGCGGGTGGCGTGGACGCTGGCCGACCTCGCCGAACGCGACCGGCCCGGAGAGGAGGAGGTGGCCTATGCCTTCGCCCTGTGGTCCGGCCGGGCCTGGTGA
- a CDS encoding YraN family protein, which translates to MDRRAKHRQALGRRGEDMAVAFLERVGLRVVDRNWQIPAGEIDIVARDGRTLVVAEVKTRTSVRYGHPVEAVTPTRRRRLRRLGRAWADRHRVPARPLRVDGVGVLILDGRVFVSHERGMT; encoded by the coding sequence ATGGATCGGCGGGCGAAACACCGGCAGGCACTGGGCAGGCGCGGCGAGGACATGGCCGTGGCCTTCCTCGAACGCGTCGGCCTGCGCGTGGTGGACCGCAACTGGCAGATCCCCGCCGGGGAGATCGACATCGTGGCCCGGGACGGCCGGACGCTGGTGGTCGCCGAGGTCAAGACGCGCACGTCGGTGCGGTACGGCCATCCGGTCGAGGCCGTCACGCCCACCCGTCGGCGCAGACTGCGGCGCCTCGGTCGCGCGTGGGCCGACCGGCACCGCGTCCCCGCCCGACCACTGAGGGTGGACGGCGTCGGCGTGCTCATCCTCGACGGCCGTGTGTTCGTCTCCCACGAGCGGGGGATGACATGA
- a CDS encoding DUF2469 domain-containing protein, with protein MSSEDLEKYEAEMELQLYREYRDVVGLFSYVVETERRFYLTNHVDLQPRSTENGEMYFEVVMEDAWVWDMYRPARFVRNVRVVTFKDVNVEEITKADLELPPAEGPED; from the coding sequence ATGAGTTCTGAGGACCTGGAGAAGTACGAGGCCGAGATGGAGCTCCAGCTCTATCGCGAGTACCGGGACGTCGTCGGGCTGTTCAGCTATGTGGTGGAGACGGAACGACGCTTCTACCTCACCAACCACGTCGACCTGCAGCCGCGTTCGACCGAGAACGGGGAGATGTACTTCGAGGTCGTGATGGAGGACGCCTGGGTCTGGGATATGTACCGCCCGGCCCGGTTCGTCCGCAACGTCCGCGTGGTGACGTTCAAGGACGTCAACGTCGAGGAGATCACCAAGGCCGACCTGGAGCTGCCGCCCGCGGAGGGCCCCGAGGACTGA
- the lepB gene encoding signal peptidase I, with product MSEDDRGPGADGESEEDSDRDGPEEHSSTTGSRVPSRSGASGVSDADGREPEERADAEMTKSQNSAKKGSFWKELPILIVIALVLAFVIRTWVMQAFYIPSSSMENTLLIGDRVLVNKLVYQVRDIDRGEVVVFDGDGSWDDPNTVVAPESSNPVARGFTWVQQQLGAAPTGKEYIKRVIGLPGDVVECCDEQNRVLVNGVPLEEDAYLYPGSVASHTEFGPIEVPEDHLWVMGDHRAISYDSRLNQNNPGGGAIPIDHVVGRAFVIIWPVDQAGGLGVPDTFDQLNEAEE from the coding sequence ATGAGTGAAGACGACAGGGGCCCCGGTGCCGACGGGGAGTCCGAGGAGGACTCCGACCGCGACGGCCCGGAGGAGCACAGCTCCACCACTGGCTCCCGAGTGCCATCGCGCTCGGGAGCCAGTGGTGTCTCCGATGCCGATGGCCGGGAGCCTGAGGAGAGGGCGGACGCCGAGATGACCAAGTCCCAGAACAGTGCCAAGAAGGGATCGTTCTGGAAGGAACTCCCGATCCTGATCGTGATCGCCCTGGTCTTGGCGTTCGTGATCAGGACCTGGGTGATGCAGGCGTTCTACATCCCGTCGTCCTCGATGGAGAACACCCTTCTCATCGGTGACCGTGTGCTCGTGAACAAGCTCGTCTACCAGGTCCGCGACATCGACCGCGGCGAGGTGGTCGTCTTCGACGGCGACGGGTCATGGGACGACCCCAACACCGTGGTGGCCCCGGAGTCGAGCAACCCGGTCGCGCGGGGGTTCACGTGGGTGCAGCAGCAGCTGGGCGCCGCTCCCACGGGCAAGGAGTACATCAAGCGCGTGATCGGCCTGCCTGGCGACGTCGTGGAGTGCTGCGACGAGCAGAACCGGGTACTGGTGAACGGGGTGCCGCTGGAGGAGGACGCGTACCTCTATCCGGGCAGCGTGGCCAGCCACACCGAGTTCGGTCCGATCGAGGTGCCCGAGGACCACCTGTGGGTCATGGGCGACCACCGCGCGATCTCCTACGACTCGCGGCTGAACCAGAACAACCCCGGCGGCGGAGCGATCCCGATCGACCACGTCGTGGGGCGCGCCTTCGTGATCATCTGGCCGGTGGACCAGGCGGGCGGGCTCGGTGTTCCCGACACGTTCGACCAGCTCAACGAGGCTGAAGAGTAG
- the rplS gene encoding 50S ribosomal protein L19, producing the protein MHTAIQELEKAQLRTDVPEFRPGDTLNVHVRVTEGNRTRVQVFKGVVIRRQGAGSRETFTIRKVSYGVGVERTFPIHTPAIEKYEVVARGRVRRAKLYYLRELRGKAARIRERREPISK; encoded by the coding sequence ATGCACACCGCCATTCAGGAGCTGGAGAAGGCTCAGCTTCGCACCGACGTCCCGGAGTTCCGTCCGGGTGACACGCTCAACGTTCACGTGCGCGTGACCGAGGGCAACCGTACTCGTGTCCAGGTCTTCAAGGGCGTCGTGATCCGCCGTCAGGGCGCGGGCAGCCGCGAGACCTTCACCATCCGCAAGGTGAGCTACGGCGTGGGCGTGGAGCGTACCTTCCCGATCCACACCCCGGCCATCGAGAAGTACGAGGTCGTCGCCCGCGGCCGCGTGCGTCGCGCCAAGCTGTACTACCTGCGCGAGCTGCGCGGGAAGGCCGCTCGCATCCGCGAGCGCCGCGAGCCGATCTCCAAGTAG
- the trmD gene encoding tRNA (guanosine(37)-N1)-methyltransferase TrmD, with protein MRIDIISIFPDYFAPLDLSLIGKARAAGLLDVHVHDLRSWTHDRHNTVDDTPYGGGPGMVMKPEPWGEALDEVVAGEPARLILPTPSGRPFRQSDAERLAAEPRLVFGCGRYEGIDSRVAVDAARHMPVEEVSIGDYVLNGGESATLVMVEAITRLLPGVLGNRESAVQDSFASGGMEHLVEGPVYTKPATWRGQEVPPVLLSGNHGAVDRWRRDQALRKTARNRPDLVAATPDEAWDRRDREVLAEDPVRDAGEHVAN; from the coding sequence GTGCGCATCGACATCATCAGCATCTTCCCCGACTACTTCGCGCCGCTGGACCTGTCGCTCATCGGCAAGGCGCGCGCGGCCGGACTCCTCGACGTGCACGTCCACGACCTGCGCTCGTGGACGCACGACCGGCACAACACCGTGGACGACACCCCCTACGGCGGGGGCCCCGGCATGGTGATGAAGCCCGAACCGTGGGGGGAGGCCCTCGACGAGGTCGTGGCCGGCGAGCCCGCGCGGCTGATCCTGCCCACCCCCAGCGGCCGCCCGTTCCGCCAGTCCGACGCGGAGCGCCTGGCCGCTGAGCCGCGGCTGGTCTTCGGCTGCGGACGCTACGAGGGGATCGACTCGCGGGTCGCGGTGGACGCCGCCCGGCACATGCCCGTCGAGGAGGTCAGCATCGGCGACTACGTCCTCAACGGGGGCGAGTCGGCCACCCTGGTGATGGTGGAGGCGATCACACGCCTGCTGCCCGGAGTGCTGGGAAACAGGGAGTCGGCGGTCCAGGACTCGTTCGCCTCCGGTGGGATGGAACACCTCGTCGAGGGGCCGGTGTACACCAAGCCGGCGACCTGGCGCGGCCAGGAGGTCCCGCCCGTCCTGCTGTCCGGCAACCACGGCGCGGTCGACCGCTGGCGGCGCGACCAGGCGCTGCGCAAGACCGCGCGCAACCGGCCCGACCTGGTCGCGGCGACGCCGGACGAGGCGTGGGACCGGCGGGACCGCGAGGTCCTCGCCGAGGATCCGGTTCGGGACGCCGGCGAACATGTGGCAAACTAG
- the rimM gene encoding ribosome maturation factor RimM (Essential for efficient processing of 16S rRNA): MRLVVGRIGRAHGIRGDVAVDVRTDDPEARFAVGAILDTDPAAVGPLRIKATRRHSGRLLVRFEGIGDRDAAEALRGTALLVDSADIAPLDDPDEFHDHELIGLAVRTTSGAAVGTVDDVLHHAQDLLVVTTAEGDEVLVPFVAALVPEVDTEQGRIVIDPPPGLLDLHTAD; the protein is encoded by the coding sequence ATGCGACTCGTGGTGGGCCGGATCGGTCGCGCACACGGCATCCGCGGCGACGTCGCCGTCGACGTGCGCACCGACGACCCGGAGGCCAGGTTCGCCGTCGGAGCGATCCTGGACACGGACCCGGCCGCGGTCGGGCCGCTGCGGATCAAGGCCACGCGGCGCCACAGCGGCCGCCTGCTCGTGCGCTTCGAGGGGATCGGCGACCGGGACGCGGCCGAGGCGCTGCGGGGTACCGCGCTCCTGGTGGACTCCGCCGACATCGCGCCCCTGGACGACCCGGACGAGTTCCACGACCACGAGCTGATCGGCCTCGCGGTGCGGACGACCTCCGGGGCGGCCGTCGGTACCGTCGACGACGTCCTGCACCACGCCCAGGACCTGCTGGTCGTGACCACCGCCGAGGGCGACGAGGTGCTGGTGCCGTTCGTGGCCGCGCTGGTCCCCGAGGTCGACACCGAGCAGGGGCGGATCGTCATCGACCCCCCGCCCGGCCTGCTCGACCTGCACACAGCCGACTGA
- a CDS encoding RNA-binding protein, whose translation MLEEALEHLVKGIVANSEDVQVRAKRLRKGKVLEVRVHADDLGKVIGRNGRTAKALRTVIGSLAGGRYVRVDLLDLHEVR comes from the coding sequence GTGCTGGAAGAGGCGCTTGAGCACCTCGTGAAGGGGATCGTCGCGAACTCCGAGGACGTCCAGGTGAGAGCCAAGCGGCTCCGCAAGGGCAAGGTCCTGGAGGTCCGCGTCCACGCCGACGACCTGGGCAAGGTGATCGGCCGCAACGGCCGGACCGCCAAGGCGCTCAGGACGGTCATCGGTTCGCTCGCGGGCGGCCGGTACGTCCGGGTGGACCTGCTGGACCTGCACGAAGTGCGCTGA
- the rpsP gene encoding 30S ribosomal protein S16: MAVKLKLKRMGKIRTPQYRIIVADAKNKRDGKAIEEIGKYHPKEHPSLIEVDSERAQYWLSVGAQPSDAVKVLLRKTGDWQKFKGLAAPAPLQVAEAKDPEAKEAAFQAALKELVLPGAEKATKAKKTEKKADKPAEKPAETAEAEKSEGEA, from the coding sequence GTGGCTGTCAAACTGAAGCTCAAGCGTATGGGCAAGATCCGTACGCCCCAGTACCGCATCATCGTCGCCGACGCCAAGAACAAGCGTGACGGCAAGGCGATCGAGGAGATCGGCAAGTACCACCCCAAGGAGCACCCGAGCCTCATCGAGGTCGACTCCGAGCGGGCCCAGTACTGGCTGTCCGTGGGCGCTCAGCCCTCCGACGCGGTCAAGGTCCTCCTGCGCAAGACCGGCGACTGGCAGAAGTTCAAGGGCCTCGCCGCTCCGGCACCGCTCCAGGTCGCCGAGGCGAAGGACCCCGAGGCCAAGGAAGCCGCCTTCCAGGCCGCGCTGAAGGAGCTCGTGCTCCCGGGCGCCGAGAAGGCCACCAAGGCCAAGAAGACCGAGAAGAAGGCGGACAAGCCGGCTGAGAAGCCGGCCGAGACCGCCGAGGCCGAGAAGTCCGAGGGCGAGGCCTGA